One Phaseolus vulgaris cultivar G19833 chromosome 4, P. vulgaris v2.0, whole genome shotgun sequence DNA window includes the following coding sequences:
- the LOC137838347 gene encoding uncharacterized protein: MAKMLTIGFINAKIIFSLTRFQRNSRYNWHLEGKALQWHTTLMNSELDMDAPSWPGFTKSLKDQFGAIGDDPMVALMCLRQKTSVDAYHEEFDSIITRLKLANDHILSCFLGGLKQDIQMMVRMFQPTSLQHAFTLARTYEAASSQQVNDQIPQGSLRSSPSASIIVSSYQCGPQT; this comes from the coding sequence ATGGCGAAAATGTTAACCATTGGATTTATCAATGCGAAAATTATTTTCTCATTGACCAGATTCCAGAGGAATTCAAGGTACAATTGGCATCTAGAAGGCAAGGCCTTGCAATGGCATACCACACTTATGAACTCTGAATTAGATATGGATGCACCTTCATGGCCAGGATTCACCAAAAGTCTAAAAGATCAGTTTGGTGCAATTGGCGATGATCCCATGGTTGCGTTGATGTGTCTACGACAAAAGACTTCAGTTGATGCTTATCATGAAGAGTTCGATTCAATCATTACAAGATTAAAGTTAGCTAATGATCATATTCTCAGCTGCTTCCTTGGTGGCTTAAAGCAAGACATCCAAATGATGGTACGCATGTTCCAGCCTACATCTCTACAACATGCATTTACTTTGGCCAGGACATATGAAGCAGCCAGTTCTCAGCAAGTCAACGACCAAATTCCACAGGGGAGTCTTAGGTCCAGCCCCAGTGCCTCTATCATCGTCAGCTCATATCAATGCGGTCCACAAACCTAA